A stretch of the Nakaseomyces glabratus chromosome L, complete sequence genome encodes the following:
- the CCA1 gene encoding tRNA adenylyltransferase (CAGL0L11858g~ATP(CTP):tRNA nucleotidyltransferase, synthesizes the CCA sequence at the 3' end of tRNAs), which produces MFKAIRRVFTMIPRIQLTEKETRICNLLKDYTAHYNSLHYGQEPLTLRITGGWVRDKLLGQGSHDLDIAINIMSGEEFATGLNGYLLEHFDKYGVKPHSIHKIDKNPEKSKHLETATTKLFDVEVDFVNLRSEEYTEDSRIPTTQFGTPEEDALRRDATLNALFYNIQQDAVEDFTKRGWQDLQDGVLRTPLPARQTFLDDPLRVLRLIRFASRFNFNIEAGVLKEMHDPEINEAFNNKISRERIGVEMEKILVGPNPILGLKLIQRTHLENVIFLWHGDQSVIEYNRKNWPQTKDVEDIYKKGIFNHHLKNFIHHYKDFLSRYLKLRQAIETKDKSFQQNFLLASILIPMADLKIIALPKKKLNNTLPVSESIVREGLKFNKASSIVVARCVENIAAYNSMVEKYLQSGDLKRSEVGTFLRELRGDWEIVHYVSLMDQYLKYISRKDNVVNIIDKYDRFWNYIQEQNLQDSDKMVPIIDGKRMVKILETKPGPWLGKINDEVILWQFDHPQGTEQELISFIKSILPNYLQ; this is translated from the coding sequence ATGTTCAAGGCAATTAGGCGTGTTTTTACGATGATTCCGAGGATCCAATTGACTGAGAAAGAGACCAGGATATGCAACTTGTTGAAGGACTACACTGCGCATTACAATAGCTTGCACTATGGACAGGAACCCCTGACGCTGCGGATCACTGGTGGTTGGGTCAGAGACAAGCTGCTGGGCCAAGGTTCCCACGACCTGGACATCGCCATCAACATCATGTCCGGTGAAGAGTTTGCAACGGGATTGAACGGTTATCTGTTGGAGCACTTCGACAAGTACGGTGTGAAACCACATAGCATCCACAAGATCGATAAGAACCCTGAGAAGTCCAAGCACCTTGAGACCGCTACCACAAAGCTGTTTGACGTCGAGGTGGATTTCGTCAACTTGAGGTCCGAGGAGTACACTGAGGACTCCCGGATCCCAACTACCCAGTTTGGTACCCCTGAAGAAGACGCTCTGAGACGGGATGCCACGCTCAATGCGTTGTTCTACAATATCCAGCAGGACGCAGTAGAGGACTTTACGAAACGAGGCTGGCAAGACCTGCAGGACGGTGTGTTGCGTACACCTCTACCCGCTAGACAAACTTTTCTCGATGACCCATTACGTGTTTTAAGACTAATACGATTTGCCTCAAGGTTCAACTTCAACATCGAAGCCGGCGTGCTGAAGGAAATGCATGACCCTGAGATCAATGAAGCTTTTAATAATAAGATATCCCGTGAGAGAATTGGTGTGGAGATGGAAAAGATATTGGTTGGCCCAAACCCTATTTTGGGTCTGAAATTGATCCAGAGAACACATTTAGAAAATGTCATATTTCTATGGCACGGGGATCAAAGTGTTATTGAATACAACAGGAAGAATTGGCCTCAAACAAAAGATGTGGAAGATATTTACAAGAAGGGCATTTTCAATCATCACTTGAAGAACTTCATCCACCACTACAAGGACTTCTTATCAAGATATTTGAAATTAAGGCAGGCCATCGAGACGAAAGACAAGTCATTCCAGCAAAATTTCCTGTTGGCCTCGATTCTAATACCTATGGCTGATTTGAAGATAATTGCTTTgccaaagaagaagcttAACAATACTCTACCTGTTTCCGAAAGTATCGTCAGAGAAGGCCTGAAATTCAATAAGGCCTCTTCTATAGTTGTAGCCAGATGTGTTGAAAACATTGCAGCCTACAACAGCATGGTTGAAAAATATCTACAATCTGGTGATTTGAAAAGGTCAGAAGTGGGTACATTTTTAAGAGAGCTAAGAGGAGATTGGGAGATTGTCCATTACGTCTCTTTGATGGATCAGTActtaaaatatatatccCGAAAGGATAATGTTGTTAATATAATAGACAAATATGACCGCTTCTGGAATTATATTCAAGAGCAAAACTTACAAGACAGTGATAAAATGGTACCAATCATTGATGGGAAACGCATGGttaaaatattagaaacaAAACCCGGTCCATGGTTAGGTAAAATAAACGATGAGGTCATACTGTGGCAATTTGACCATCCACAAGGCACTGAGCAAGAACTGATATCATTTATTAAGTCCATCCTGCCAAATTACCTTCAATGA
- the DNF1 gene encoding aminophospholipid-translocating P4-type ATPase DNF1 (CAGL0L11814g~Ortholog(s) have ATPase activity, coupled to transmembrane movement of ions, phosphorylative mechanism, phospholipid-translocating ATPase activity): MSGSNKPGNGDFITSPFDDAFEFEEGDNTVNNSSSNGNGHTSGSGNWNDGHKMEEKETTLADDTDIEISSIQPTPHLGGAKTGMFDDVALDNDDHNDSSREMKRLRMGTRRVKGHKSQFGNMSRNKTLKWAKKNIKNPFDDFSRDEEEENDRSTNRADQLRTVYHNLPLPEEMLDEEGNPIMEYPRNKIRTTKYTPLSFFPKNLLFQFQNFANVYFLVLIILGAFQIFGVTNPGLSAVPLIVIVIITAIKDGIEDSRRTILDLEVNNTRTHILEGVVNENVSVDNVSLWRRFKKANSRLLMQFIQWCKERMTEDGKRRRLQRQRRKLRKSTRNGHGPRNSLDSMDSYRPSADYYNRPSLDYDNMGHIVGEDEDVDIIDRTLPPRTDTRFARDYWKSVKVGDIVRIHNNDEIPADIILLSTSDSDGGCYVETKNLDGETNLKVRQALKCSYKIKTSRDIARTRFWIESEGPHANLYSYQGNLKWKDSTNNELRNEPVTINNMLLRGCTLRNTKWAMGIVVFTGDDTKIMLNAGVTPTKKSRISRELNFSVLINFLVLFILCFISGLANGIDYDKHPRSRDFFEFGTVAGNPATNGFVSFWVAVILYQSLVPISLYISVEIIKTAQAAFIYGDVLLYNAKLDYPCTPKSWNISDDLGQIEYIFSDKTGTLTQNVMEFKKCTINGVSYGRAYTEALAGLRKRQGIDVEAEGRREKEEIAKDRDVMINDLRNLSNNTQFFPDEITFISKEIVQDFKGRNGDIQKKCCEHFMLALALCHSVLTEPSPTNPNKLEMKAQSPDEAALVTTARDLGFCFMGKTKTGMVVEIQGIQKEFEILNILEFNSARKRMSCIIKIPGATPNDEPRALLICKGADSVIYSRLSTKAGENDETLLEKTALHLEQYATEGLRTLCLAQRELTWSEYTEWNARYDIAAASLTNREEQLEIVSDSIERDLILLGGTAIEDRLQDGVPESIALLAEAGIKLWVLTGDKVETAINIGFSCNLLNNDMELLVVKTAGEDVLEYGEDPHEVVNSLISKYLREKFGLSGSEMELDNAKGDHSFPKGDFAVVIDGDALKIALTGDDMKRKFLLLCKNCKAVLCCRVSPAQKAAVVKLVKNTLDVMTLAIGDGSNDVAMIQSADVGIGIAGEEGRQAVMCSDYAIGQFRYLTRLLLVHGRWSYKRLSEMIPEFFYKNVIFTLALFWYGIYNNFDGSYLFEYTYLMFYNLAFTSIPVILLGILDQDVNDTISLVVPQLYRVGILRLEWNQTKFLWYMFDGLYQSVICFFFPYLLYKRNGVVTKNGMGLEHRYYVGIIVTTIAVFACNLYILIHQYRWDWFSGFFIFLSCIVVIGWTGIWTSSFTSLDLWKAGERIYDSPSFWAVFFIGVFFCLLPRFTWDCYTQFFNPSDVQIIREMWKRGDYDHYPVGYDPTDPNRPKISKGAKFGERLGQGIVLEDETYAGGNVSRDSVFTEEIPMNIISGTDGTPRGFEMSGRTPDIPQTQWESPEREEQNLLNSPQANVGLGTFEQTVRQSIDRTRDSMLANRELDNRYSVDRARASLDLPGVTHAAALMEERKSREFR, translated from the coding sequence ATGTCAGGAAGCAATAAACCTGGAAATGGTGATTTCATCACCTCACCATTTGATGATGCCTTTGAATTTGAGGAAGGAGATAATACAGTTAATAATTCGTCATCAAATGGTAACGGACACACAAGTGGATCAGGTAATTGGAATGATGGTCATAAGATGGAGGAGAAGGAAACTACTCTGGCAGACGATACTGACATTGAGATATCATCAATCCAACCTACCCCTCATTTGGGTGGTGCGAAGACCGGTATGTTTGACGATGTGGCATTAGATAATGATGATCATAACGATAGTAGCCGAGAGATGAAAAGGTTGAGGATGGGGACTAGGAGAGTAAAGGGTCACAAATCCCAATTTGGAAACATGTCTAGGAATAAGACATTGAAGTGggcaaagaaaaatatcaaaaatccctttgatgattttagcagagatgaagaagaggaaaatgACAGATCAACGAATAGAGCTGATCAGCTGCGAACAGTATACCACAACCTACCCCTCCCGGAAGAAATGttagatgaagaaggtaaTCCTATAATGGAATAtccaagaaataaaattcgGACGACAAAGTATACccctctttcttttttcccGAAAAATCTCTTGTTCCAATTCCAGAACTTTGCCAATGTTTACTTTTTGgttttaattattttagGTGCATTCCAAATATTTGGTGTTACCAATCCCGGCTTAAGTGCAGTGCCTCTTATTGTGATTGTTATAATCACAGCTATCAAGGATGGTATTGAAGATTCTAGAAGAACAATTTTAGATTTGGAGGTTAATAATACAAGAACTCACATTTTAGAAGGTGTTGTAAATGAAAATGTCTCTGTAGACAATGTCTCATTATGGAGAAGATTCAAAAAGGCAAATAGTAGGTTACTAATGCAGTTTATCCAATGGtgcaaagaaagaatgACCGAAGATGGTAAGAGGAGAAGGTTACAGAGACAGCGTCGTAAATTACGTAAATCTACAAGAAATGGGCATGGACCTAGGAATTCATTGGACTCAATGGATAGTTACAGACCTTCTGCAGATTATTATAACAGACCATCATTGGACTACGATAATATGGGCCATATAGTTGgtgaggatgaagatgttgaTATTATCGATAGAACATTACCACCAAGAACTGATACTAGGTTTGCCCGTGATTACTGGAAGAGCGTTAAGGTTGGAGATATAGTTCGTATCCAcaataatgatgaaattCCAGctgatattattttactATCAACTTCTGACTCTGATGGTGGATGTTATGTGGAGACAAAAAATCTTGACGGTGAAACAAACTTGAAGGTGAGACAAGCATTGAAGTGTAGTTATAAGATAAAGACGTCGAGAGATATTGCAAGGACAAGATTTTGGATTGAAAGTGAAGGTCCCCATGCGAACCTATACTCTTACCAAGGTAACTTGAAATGGAAGGATTCGACAAATAACGAGTTGAGAAACGAACCTGTAACTATCAACAACATGTTGCTCCGTGGTTGTACACTAAGAAACACAAAATGGGCAATGGGTATTGTTGTTTTTACTGGTGATGATACTAAAATTATGTTAAACGCAGGTGTCACtccaacaaaaaaatcacGTATTTCTAGAGAattgaatttttcagttttgatTAACTTTTTGGTTTTATTCATTTTGTGTTTCATTTCTGGTTTGGCAAATGGTATTGATTATGACAAACATCCTAGATCAAGagatttctttgaatttggtACTGTTGCTGGTAATCCAGCCACTAATGGTTTTGTATCTTTCTGGGTCGCAGTTATTCTTTATCAATCATTGGTTCCTATCTCACTTTATATTTCTGTGGAAATTATAAAAACTGCTCAGGCTGCTTTCATTTATGGTGATGTCTTGTTGTATAATGCCAAATTAGACTATCCGTGTACTCCTAAATCATGGAATATATCAGATGATTTGGGCCAGATTGAATATATCTTCTCGGATAAAACTGGTACTCTAACACAGAATGTTATggaattcaagaaatgtACAATCAATGGTGTGTCATATGGTAGGGCTTATACAGAAGCGTTAGCAGGTTTAAGAAAAAGACAAGGTATTGATGTTGAAGCTGAAGGTAggagagaaaaagaagaaattgcaAAAGACAGAGATGTCATGATCAATGATTTGAGAAATCTTTCTAACAATACCCAATTTTTCCCTGATGAAATTACGTTTATCTCAAAGGAGATTGTTCAAGATTTCAAGGGGCGTAACGGGGATATACAAAAGAAATGTTGTGAACATTTCATGTTGGCTCTCGCATTATGCCATTCTGTGCTGACTGAACCTAGTCCTACTAATCCCAACAAACTTGAAATGAAGGCTCAATCTCCAGACGAAGCTGCATTGGTTACTACTGCAAGAGATCTCGGTTTTTGTTTCATGGGTAAAACTAAAACTGGTATGGTTGTTGAAATACAGGGTATTCAAAAggaatttgaaattttgaacaTTTTAGAATTTAACTCTGCTAGGAAGAGAATGAGTTGTATCATTAAAATTCCTGGTGCTACCCCAAATGATGAACCTAGAGCACTGTTAATTTGTAAGGGTGCTGATTCTGTTATTTACTCTAGATTGAGTACTAAGGCTGGCGAAAATGACGAAACTTTATTAGAAAAGACTGCACTTCATTTAGAACAGTACGCAACGGAGGGTTTGAGAACTCTTTGTCTTGCTCAAAGAGAACTAACATGGTCTGAATACACTGAATGGAATGCCAGATATGATATTGCAGCTGCATCATTAACTAACAGAGAGGAACAGCTTGAAATAGTTTCTGACTCTATAGAAAGAGACTTAATTCTTTTGGGTGGTACTGCCATTGAAGATCGTTTACAAGACGGTGTACCAGAATCCATTGCATTACTAGCGGAAGCTGGTATAAAGTTGTGGGTTCTAACTGGTGACAAAGTCGAAACAGCTATCAATATTGGCTTTTCATGTAATTTGTTGAATAACGATATGGAGTTACTTGTTGTTAAAACTGCCGGTGAAGATGTCCTTGAGTATGGTGAGGATCCTCACGAAGTTGTTAATTCGCTAATTTCCAAGTACTTAAGAGAGAAGTTTGGTCTCAGCGGATCTGAAATGGAATTAGATAACGCAAAGGGTGATCATTCTTTCCCTAAAGGTGATTTTGCTGTTGTGATAGATGGTGATGCGTTGAAGATTGCCTTAACAGGTGACGatatgaaaagaaaattccTGCTATTATGTAAAAACTGTAAGGCTGTTTTGTGTTGTAGAGTTTCTCCAGCTCAAAAGGCTGCTGTTGTTAAGCTGGTTAAGAATACTTTGGATGTTATGACCTTGGCTATTGGTGATGGTTCTAATGATGTTGCTATGATTCAATCAGCTGATGTTGGTATTGGTATTGCCGGTGAAGAAGGTCGTCAAGCCGTCATGTGTTCCGATTATGCTATTGGTCAATTCAGATACTTGACTAGATTATTACTGGTTCATGGTAGATGGTCTTACAAACGTCTTTCCGAAATGATTCCCGAGTTCTTCTATAAGAATGTTATTTTCACGCTGGCACTATTCTGGTATGGTATTTATAACAATTTTGACGGTTCCTATTTATTCGAATACACTTACCTGATGTTCTACAATTTAGCATTCACATCTATTCCAGTTATTCTACTAGGTATTCTTGACCAAGATGTTAATGACACAATTTCCCTTGTTGTGCCTCAGCTTTACAGAGTGGGTATTCTAAGACTGGAATGGAACCAGACGAAGTTCTTGTGGTATATGTTTGATGGTCTCTATCAATCGGtcatttgtttctttttcccATATCTGCTTTACAAGAGAAATGGTGTTGTTACCAAGAATGGTATGGGTTTAGAACACAGATACTACGTTGGTATTATTGTCACGACCATTGCGGTGTTTGCATGTAACTTGTACATATTGATCCACCAGTACAGATGGGACTGGTTCAGTGGGTTTTTCATCTTCCTGTCGTGCATTGTTGTCATTGGCTGGACTGGTATTTGGACCAGTTCTTTTACCAGTTTGGATCTATGGAAAGCTGGTGAACGTATCTACGATTCACCATCGTTCTGGGCAGTGTTTTTCATTGGTGTGTTCTTCTGTTTGTTGCCTAGATTCACTTGGGACTGTTACACGCAGTTCTTCAACCCTTCGGATGTGCAGATCATCAGAGAGATGTGGAAGCGCGGCGACTACGACCACTACCCCGTTGGCTACGATCCTACGGACCCCAACAGACCCAAGATCTCTAAAGGTGCCAAGTTCGGTGAGCGTTTGGGCCAAGGCATAGTGCTGGAGGACGAGACCTACGCCGGTGGCAACGTGTCCCGGGACTCTGTGTTCACCGAGGAGATCCCAATGAACATCATCAGCGGCACGGACGGCACTCCGCGTGGCTTCGAGATGTCCGGCAGAACACCCGACATCCCGCAGACCCAGTGGGAGTCGCCGGAGCGCGAGGAGCAGAACCTGCTCAACTCACCTCAGGCCAACGTCGGGCTAGGCACATTCGAGCAAACAGTCAGACAGTCCATCGACAGAACTAGGGACTCCATGCTCGCCAACCGCGAGCTCGACAACCGCTACTCCGTCGACAGGGCGCGCGCATCCCTCGACCTGCCGGGCGTCACCCACGCCGCAGCACTGATGGAAGAGCGCAAGAGCCGTGAGTTCAGATAA
- the BCK2 gene encoding Bck2p (CAGL0L11836g~Ortholog(s) have role in G1/S transition of mitotic cell cycle, positive regulation of gene expression, regulation of cell cycle and cytoplasm, nucleus localization) — translation MVSLSGSGGKAKSADSVNKWRIPHYYKRGKSVGSTPVSEVVNSPLRAVQNEPSVSSPKKILLEERNRATPRSRKSSKKGQMVFVNYTVQDDDETGDKVDDDKADDVADVVPKTSAVTQAAILDNKHVLTSKRKSSRRRMLKIFGSSKEQVIPLEPESHQDAQKDLAARLIENSAESSSNTSNTSSSSSTPNSQGRSYGSFLKYNKFCSGSDRSKNNNASTDFNAMLINNQNKMSNHLALNYSAAKSAEGLLNHFAEDEMVPKSLPDPNLAKPAIRVGPTDRKRSVSSSAIPMKAASSTSLTSKVTKPARKMSTTTTLSNPSSHNTPFTEFENSNLTDSYQYSDPYISRNSNMSNASITSFISSMNVGNSTNITPLTESTKVDTNDNFNALMKGHISEPGEENDASVAFTKLFHRKRANTGGSTSSSNSNTTFQNSTQNITKSGVSKISAHRTTSLNSLASIANRFSPIRTASPVRPRSNTRSSSTCRHSRDLSGLVPLTTPEYLGPSTGTEVYLDTQSKRTVNHKKKQESISELSKFQNTPTSNNHHTANLATTPSSFLGTSYFANHPGQQTSYSNTSTPAATDINSLSTTYFSGKTAVGNSRQTSDISYMTEKEFHTDSEPFDTNDVPTPIEGVSSMRGISNNAIQELDEEERPNEDCSDTRKSEIDLMRLLDTNISDRKLAVNNNTKHFDDNDFNRSANSGGTRSNTAMDSFMTNFLYETQIDDTNETQQNNNDNSIFEDFDYKSLGLDNMAPNNRQILNDDCEMETKGTQGQLSSNFDFNFDTDLPIGHEFLPDSLASGQNPDQNHAAYGSRGYQIPDHQVMNNQNAQTDTTFKALSNDLYYGN, via the coding sequence ATGGTTTCTCTCTCTGGGTCTGGAGGGAAGGCCAAGAGTGCGGACAGCGTGAACAAATGGCGGATTCCGCATTACTACAAGCGCGGGAAGTCTGTAGGGTCTACGCCAGTGTCGGAGGTTGTGAACTCGCCGCTGCGCGCTGTGCAGAACGAGCCGTCTGTGTCGAGTCCGAAGAAGATTCTGCTGGAGGAGCGGAACAGGGCGACTCCGCGGTCGCGGAAGAGCTCCAAGAAGGGCCAGATGGTGTTTGTGAACTACACGGTGCAGGATGACGACGAGACTGGGGATAAGGTGGATGACGACAAGGCGGACGATGTTGCGGATGTGGTGCCGAAGACTTCTGCGGTGACACAGGCTGCTATTCTAGACAACAAGCATGTGCTGACCTCGAAGCGCAAGTCCTCTAGACGACGGATGCTGAAGATATTTGGGTCGTCGAAGGAGCAGGTTATACCGCTGGAGCCCGAGTCGCACCAGGATGCCCAGAAGGATCTGGCGGCCAGACTGATCGAGAATAGCGCAGAGAGCTCCTCGAATACTTCGAATACGTCTAGCTCTTCCAGCACGCCCAATTCGCAAGGGAGATCGTATGgctctttcttgaaatacAACAAATTCTGCAGTGGGAGTGACCGAtccaagaacaacaacGCTTCCACCGATTTCAACGCGATGCTGATTAATAATCAGAATAAGATGAGCAATCACCTCGCATTGAACTATAGCGCCGCAAAATCTGCTGAGGGCTTACTGAACCATTTCGCAGAAGACGAGATGGTTCCCAAGTCACTGCCTGATCCAAACTTGGCCAAACCGGCTATACGGGTAGGGCCCACGGATCGCAAAAGGTCTGTGTCATCTTCTGCCATTCCTATGAAGGCTGCGAGCAGCACTTCTTTGACAAGTAAAGTTACAAAACCGGCAAGGAAGATGTCAACTACCACCACTTTAAGCAACCCTTCATCACACAATACTCCATTTACAGAATTCGAGAACAGCAACCTCACTGATAGTTATCAATACTCGGATCCGTACATATCACGAAACTCAAACATGTCCAACGCAAGTATAACTTCTTTTATCTCAAGCATGAATGTTGGAAACAGCACAAATATAACACCGCTGACAGAGTCTACCAAAGTTGATACAAATGACAATTTTAACGCACTAATGAAAGGTCACATAAGTGAACCTGGAGAAGAAAACGACGCTTCGGTAGCATTCACGAAGCTGTTTCATAGGAAAAGAGCGAATACAGGCGGGTCCACTAGCTCTTCAAACTCCAATACAACATTTCAAAATAGCACACAGAATATTACAAAGTCAGGtgtttcaaaaatatctgCTCATAGAACTACATCATTAAATTCATTAGCATCAATAGCAAACCGTTTTTCACCCATTAGAACTGCATCTCCAGTGAGACCAAGATCAAACACTAGGAGTTCATCGACTTGTCGTCACTCTAGAGATCTATCTGGTCTCGTTCCGCTAACTACACCAGAATATTTGGGTCCTTCAACTGGGACTGAGGTGTATTTGGACACACAAAGTAAAAGAACTGTTAATCATAAAAAGAAGCAAGAATCTATATCGGAGctctcaaaatttcaaaatacgCCAACCAGCAACAATCACCACACTGCAAATCTAGCCACTACTCCTTCATCATTTTTAGGGACCTCGTATTTTGCGAATCATCCAGGACAACAAACGTCTTACTCAAATACGTCTACTCCAGCTGCAACTGATATCAATTCTTTATCTACTACGTATTTCAGTGGTAAAACGGCAGTCGGCAATTCAAGACAAACAAGTGATATATCTTATATGACAGAGAAAGAATTTCATACAGATTCAGAACCGTTTGACACAAATGATGTCCCAACCCCAATTGAAGGTGTATCATCCATGAGGGGTATATCAAACAACGCGATTCAGGAActagatgaagaagaaagaccGAACGAGGATTGTAGCGATACCAGGAAATCTGAAATAGACCTGATGAGACTGCTTGATACAAATATAAGTGATCGTAAGCTAGctgttaataataataccaaACATTTCGATGACAACGATTTTAATAGAAGCGCTAATAGTGGAGGCACCCGATCAAATACTGCAATGGATTCCTTTATGACCAACTTTTTATATGAAACACAAATTGATGATACAAACGAAACacaacaaaacaacaatGATAACTCCatatttgaagattttgaCTACAAATCATTAGGATTAGATAATATGGCTCCTAATAACAGACAAATTTTAAATGACGACTGTGAAATGGAAACAAAAGGTACCCAAGGACAATTAAGCTccaattttgattttaattttgataCTGATCTGCCCATAGGCCATGAGTTTTTACCCGATAGTCTTGCTTCTGGTCAGAATCCAGATCAGAACCATGCTGCATATGGCTCAAGAGGCTATCAAATACCTGATCATCAGGTAATGAATAATCAAAATGCACAAACTGATACAACTTTCAAAGCATTATCTAATGATTTGTACTATGGCAACTAA